A region of Deltaproteobacteria bacterium DNA encodes the following proteins:
- a CDS encoding proline--tRNA ligase, whose translation EILMPAVIPAELWRESGRWEQYGRELLRLKDRYDRDFCFGPTHEEVVTDLVRREVRSYRDLPKNLYQIQVKFRDEVRPRFGLMRGREFIMKDAYSFHADVEDARREYGNMFDTYGRIFARCGLTFRPVEAGTGAIGGSLSHEFQVLASAGEDAIVSCDRCGYAANVEKAEVRPLAAPAGGAGGPLERVATPGRRTVEEVSAFLGLPPERFVKTLLYRTAGDATVAVLVRGDHEVSETKLQAALGGGPVALADEDTVTRATGAPVGFAGPVGLGVRILADASLRGMRGAVSGANRADQHVVNLDLARDVPPLAFADLRQARGGDRCPRCGGGTFAEHRGIEVGQVFLLGTKYSETMGATFLDASGAQRPIEMGCYGIGITRTVAAAVEQHHDDAGIVWPAPLAPYGALVVPVGARDGALGETAARLAAELEAAGVDTLLDDRDERPGVKFKDADLIGLPVRLTVGPRALARGAVELKRRSEQEATEVPVAEAAARAAALVGPR comes from the coding sequence GCTTCGGCCCGACCCACGAGGAGGTGGTGACCGATCTCGTCCGGCGAGAGGTCCGCTCCTACCGCGATCTCCCGAAGAACCTCTACCAGATCCAGGTGAAGTTCCGGGACGAGGTCCGGCCGCGCTTCGGCCTCATGCGCGGGCGCGAGTTCATCATGAAGGACGCGTACTCGTTCCACGCCGACGTGGAGGACGCGCGGCGCGAGTACGGGAACATGTTCGACACCTACGGGCGCATCTTCGCACGCTGCGGCCTCACGTTCCGCCCGGTCGAGGCGGGCACGGGCGCCATCGGTGGCTCGCTGTCGCACGAGTTCCAGGTGCTGGCCTCCGCGGGCGAGGACGCGATCGTTTCCTGCGACCGCTGCGGCTACGCGGCCAACGTCGAGAAGGCGGAGGTGCGCCCGCTCGCCGCTCCGGCCGGCGGCGCCGGCGGGCCGCTCGAGCGCGTCGCGACGCCCGGCAGGCGGACCGTGGAGGAGGTGAGCGCTTTCCTCGGGCTGCCGCCCGAGCGCTTCGTGAAGACGCTGCTCTACCGGACGGCCGGGGACGCGACGGTCGCGGTCCTGGTGCGCGGCGACCACGAGGTCTCGGAGACGAAGCTGCAGGCGGCGCTCGGCGGCGGGCCGGTGGCGCTCGCCGACGAGGACACGGTCACGCGAGCGACCGGGGCGCCGGTCGGCTTCGCGGGCCCGGTCGGGCTCGGCGTGCGCATCCTCGCCGACGCCTCGCTGCGCGGCATGCGCGGCGCGGTGAGCGGGGCCAACCGCGCCGACCAGCACGTCGTCAACCTGGACCTCGCGCGAGACGTGCCGCCTCTCGCCTTCGCCGACCTGCGGCAGGCGCGCGGCGGCGACCGCTGCCCGCGCTGTGGGGGCGGCACCTTCGCCGAGCACCGAGGCATCGAGGTGGGGCAGGTCTTCCTGCTCGGCACGAAGTACAGCGAGACGATGGGCGCCACCTTCCTCGACGCGAGTGGCGCGCAGCGGCCGATCGAGATGGGCTGCTACGGCATCGGCATCACCCGCACGGTCGCTGCCGCGGTCGAGCAGCACCACGACGACGCGGGCATCGTCTGGCCCGCCCCGCTCGCGCCCTACGGCGCGCTGGTCGTGCCGGTGGGCGCCCGCGACGGTGCGCTCGGCGAGACCGCCGCGCGGCTCGCCGCCGAGCTGGAGGCGGCGGGCGTCGACACGCTCCTCGACGACCGCGACGAGCGGCCGGGGGTCAAGTTCAAGGACGCCGACCTGATCGGTCTCCCCGTGCGGCTGACGGTCGGCCCGCGCGCGCTCGCGCGCGGCGCGGTCGAGCTGAAGCGGCGCAGCGAGCAGGAGGCGACCGAGGTGCCGGTCGCGGAGGCGGCCGCGCGCGCGGCGGCGCTGGTGGGGCCGCGGTGA
- the pyrF gene encoding orotidine-5'-phosphate decarboxylase produces the protein MRHRLIFALDVETFAEAERLVTLLAKDVGVFKVGKQLFLHSGPEVVRMIHRYGVDVFLDLKFHDIPHTVARAGIEAARLGVRFFDLHASGSFDMMERTHAEVTRVCRREGIRRPKILAVTVLTSLGKSDLRRVGVADEVEHQVVRLARLARKAGMDGVVASPLEIARIRRECGRGFLIVTPGVRPARRDAPAEPDDQKRSMTPEEAMRLGADYLVLGRPIRDARDPLAAVQEVVAEMARGFLMARAKPGMRA, from the coding sequence ATCCGCCACCGGCTGATCTTCGCTCTCGACGTCGAGACCTTCGCCGAGGCCGAGCGCCTGGTCACGCTCCTCGCCAAGGACGTCGGCGTCTTCAAGGTCGGGAAGCAGCTCTTCCTCCACTCGGGCCCCGAGGTCGTGCGCATGATCCACCGCTACGGGGTGGACGTCTTCCTGGACCTCAAGTTCCACGACATCCCGCACACCGTGGCGCGCGCCGGCATCGAGGCGGCGCGGCTCGGCGTCCGCTTCTTCGATCTCCACGCCTCGGGCAGCTTCGACATGATGGAGCGCACGCACGCCGAGGTGACGCGTGTCTGCCGCCGCGAGGGCATCCGGCGGCCGAAGATCCTGGCGGTCACGGTGCTGACGAGCCTCGGCAAGAGCGACCTCCGGCGCGTCGGCGTGGCCGACGAGGTCGAGCACCAGGTGGTGCGCCTCGCCCGCCTGGCGCGCAAGGCAGGCATGGACGGCGTGGTCGCCTCCCCGCTCGAGATCGCGCGCATCCGGCGCGAGTGCGGGCGCGGCTTCCTGATAGTCACCCCGGGCGTGCGGCCGGCGCGGCGCGATGCGCCCGCGGAGCCGGACGATCAGAAGCGCAGCATGACGCCCGAGGAGGCGATGCGCCTCGGCGCCGACTACCTCGTGCTCGGCCGGCCGATCCGCGACGCGCGCGACCCGCTCGCCGCCGTGCAGGAGGTGGTGGCGGAGATGGCGCGCGGCTTTCTCATGGCGCGGGCGAAGCCGGGGATGCGGGCGTAG